AGCGGGCGTCCAAAAAAATCTGTAACCATCTCCTGCATCGCCACCCTCCCTTTCTGCCAAATTTCTCTCTTTTCATTCTATTATAATATATTTTCGAACTGCGATGTTTTTGCTCAAGTGAATAAAGTAAAACTTTCCTAATCAATGAGACTACATACAAATAAGGAGATAAAAAACCTTGAAGCATAGAAGCCCCAAGGTTTTCTTCCTATTAACTTAATCTAATAATAGTTAAAGTAGCTCCTGGCGTTGTGGTAGATAATGTAGCTATTGCAACTAATCCAAATAACTGCAAACTAATAGCGGCTCCAGCAGGTAAATTAGTAATTATTGTCGCATTAAATGAACCTGTAGCTACCGCTGGTGAATTTATCGTTCCTGCAAGCGGACTACCATTTACAGTTATACGAGAACTTACAAGTAAAGAGGCTGTTAAATTTATTGTATAAGCTATATAGTAATTCCCCGCATTCGCAACTGTAAATACAGTATTTCCTCCGCTAACAGTAATTCCTGGACCAATATTTTGATTGTTCGGTAATGGTACATTCGTACCACCTAATAAAACGGAAATAGCTGTTCCTGATGTATTATTCGCAAATGCATACGTTGCAGTTGTACTAACTCCTGTTGTTCCCGTACTTCCCGTGGCTCCGGTACTTCCTGTTGGACCCGTGACTCCCGTATCTCCCGTGGACCCGGTACTTCCCGTTGGGCCGGTTACTCCCGTTGCTCCTGTATTTCCGGTTGGTCCTGTGCTTCCTGTCGGGCCGGTTACTCCCGTTGCCCCTGTATTTCCTGTTACTCCCGTGCTTCCCGTTGGACCCGTACTTCCGGTTGAACCCGTCACTCCCGTTGCTCCCGTACTTCCCGTTGGTCCTGTGCTTCCTGTCGATCCCGTACTTCCCGTTGGACCCGTGACTCCCGTTGCTCCCGTACTTCCCGTTGGACCGGTATCTCCCGTCGCTCCCGTATTTCCGGTTGATCCTGTGCTTCCTGTCGGGCCGGTTACTCCCGTTGCCCCTGTATTTCCTGTTGGTCCTGTGCTTCCTGTCGATCCCGTATTTCCGGTTGGACCCGTATCTCCCGTTGAGCCTGTATTCCCGGTTGCTCCCGTACTTCCGGTTGAACCCGTATCTCCCGTGGCTCCGGTTACTCCCGTACTTCCAATGGCTCCCGCATTTCCTGTTGGTCCTGTACTTCCGGTTGAACCCGTACCTCCTGTGGCTCCGGTACTCCCCGTTGGACCCGTACTTCCAGTGACTCCCGTATTTCCTGTTGGTCCTGTACTTCCAGTGGCTCCTGTATTTCCTGTTGAACCGGTATCTCCCGTGGGACCCGTACTTCCGGTGGGACCCGTACCTCCTGTGGCTCCTGTATTTCCGGTGGGATCTGTTACTCCTGTGGCTCCCGTATTTCCTGTTGGTCCTGTACTTCCGGTTGGGCCGGTGACTCCTGTGGCTCCCGTGACTCCCGTACTTCCCGTTGTCCCTGTCATTCCAGTCGGTACTGGAGGGAAAGTAGGGCCGACAAGATCTGGGGATAACTTAAAATTAGAATTTATCAACCTCTGTATTTTTTGATTTTCATCATTTCCTTCCACTACTTCCACCACCTCCCCCAAAATACAACTACAAAATATATTTCATATAAAGTGAAACTTTACTCAACTCTCACCAATTGGGCTTTTACGGGCAGCTCGCCCCCGACTTCTTTACTTTCGCTGAATTTTGAGGTGGGGCCTTACTGCCCGTTAATGCGGAATAAAAACTCACCTTCTATTTGAATTGTATTTTTCAAAAAGGCCTCCAATACTACTTTTCAAACAATTACTCCTATTTTTATGCTACATAAACTCTTCTTATAAAGTGAAACTTTAATCAATTGGGGTTTTGTTCATCTCCCACTGATTATCAGCTCTCACCAATCGGGCTTTTACGGGCAGCCCGACCCCCACCTAACTTCTTTGCTTCCGCTGAATTTTGAGGTGAGGGTCTTACTGCCCGTTAATGCAGGATAAATAAAAACTCCCCTATGATTTTAGGGGAGTCCAGCAATTGAATCCATATTATCTGTATTAGGGACAGCTTGTGCTATACTCGATGCATTTACACTTTGCCCCGTATTTGTTCCTGTTACAGTACTAGCAGGAGTACCTCGTGTATATGTTGTCGTCACCGAATCACCTGGCTGTAAACAAAGCTTCGTCTCCGTTCCTATTACTGTAACAACGTCAATCCAAGTGCACCCCATTGAACCACTATACGATTTCGTGGCAGTAAATGAAGTATCACTCAAATTATCACCAGTAAATATATTTCCAGTGTTATTTACAATAACAAACTCTTTTATATGAGCAGGCATAATTACACTCTACCTTTCCTCTATGAACCTAATGTACGTGTACTCGTTGCTAATGGTGGAAGAAACACTGATGTCCGAATTACCGCTTCCGGCTGTCTTTTCCCATTTAAAAAAATAGCTGCACTCGATCCTCCAGCACCTGCATATACTTTCGCTACAGCTAAAGGTGAGATATCATAACAATCACCGACATTAACAGCTCCTGTATTATTAATAATTTTTACTTTACGCAAGTTAATCCCCATTTCCCTATCCCCCTTTTGTACACTGTATGCAAAAGAAAAAAACTTGAAACAAACACGTTTCAAGTTTTTTAAGCTACTTATTTCGTTTCTCCCTCATATTGAAGCATACCGCCAACCATGTTCACTGTTTTAAATCCTTGCTCATTTAAATAATGACATACATTTTCACTGCGCATTCCCGAGCGACAAATAAAGATATATTCATTTTCTTTATCAAAGAAATCTACTTTATTTGGGATATCGCCCATTTTAATATGTACAGCTTCTGGAATTTTCCCTGCCACTACTTCTTCATCTTCCCTTACGTCTACTAGAAATAATGTTTCTCCATTCTCTAAACGTTCTTGCACTTCTTCTGTAGTAATTGTTTTAACTTCTGTCATATGTCGTTCCTCCTTATATACAATAAAGCCTTTAGTTTCTTCTTTTAAATAATCATTTCTAATCAATTTTAGCATGCGAAAGAAAGAACGCAAAGAATGCAAAATTTATTTCTCAATTTTCTCGCAAAACTTATTCTTTACAAACATAACTCGTGCATTGTATCCTCAATATACTTGTTTTATGAAAGGAGTCAATGAAAATGACACTTTTTCTTTTCATTATGAGCATCATTTTCTTAATCGCCGCAATTATTGCACTTAGTATGAAAAATAATAAAAAGATAAAATCACCGCAAGAAATGTCATTCTTATTTCTATTACTTAGTATCGCATTCTTCGGTATAGCAATTGCCACATATATTTTCCGTCTACAAATCATGTAAAAAAAGGTGCCTACTACATACATTGCACCTTTTTCACATCATTTATTTCCTACACAAAACTGGACACTCTCCGATTTAAAAATTCATATACTTTCTTTTCAAATAAATGAGTATCAAATGCTCCCGCCATATGCCCATTTATACTTTCTATCTCATACACTTCCGCATACTTCCCTTGTTTTTGCAATATGTCTACCATTTTATAATTATAACGTGACGGCTGAAGCAAATCTTGTTTACACGGAATCATAAGTACATTTGCTTCTATTTTAGAAAGGGCCTCTTCTAAAGATGAAAATCCATGTGCAATATCATGTAATAAAACTGCTTTCGCAGTGTACATCCATGAATTTGCATCTACTAAATCTATACTCCCATATGTCACTTTATTGATTTCTTTCTCAAATGATGTTAATGCAGCAAATGTTTTATAAGATTCTTTCTCTATACTATTACGAGGGAATGTCGTTTCATAAAAATGCTCATCAAACGCGTTCATAAACATCATTCTATTCGCCAGATGAAGTCCCTTCGTTGGCTGCTCCTCCCCATATTTTCCGCCCTTCCAACTTGGATCTAGTTGAATAGCCTCAATTGCATTTTGCGCTACATTTACCGACGTAATAATTGGATTTTGCGGATTCGTAATAACCCCAATCATCCGCTCTACCATATGAGGATAATGAATAGCCCATTGTTGCGCAATCATCCCGCCAGCTGACGGTCCCATTACAGCATGTAGCCTTGCGATTCCCATATCTTTTATTAACTCATATTGCATACGAGCTACATCAAGAAATGTAAAAACCGGAAAGTCCATCGCATATTCATCTCCAGTTTTCGGGTTAATCGATTTCGGTCCCGTTGTAATTACATAAGGGTTCTTCACCTGCACATTACAAAGATTATCAGTGCATATAACGAAGTATTTATTTGTATCAATTGCTTTTTCCGGTCCAATTAAGCCATCCCACCAGCCAGACTCCTCATCATGCGCTATATATTTTCCTGCCGCGTGACTAGTTGCACTAAAGTAATGACAAACCAAAATCGCATTTGACCTCTCTCTATTTAAAGTACCGTACGTCTCATACCCCATTTGAACAGGAATTTCCCTACCATTTTGAAATGTAAACTCTCTTAAAACAAACTTCTCTTTTTTCACAAATTGCACAGACTCGCCCTCTTCCTGACATAGTATGAACTGCTTACTAAAGGATTTTTTCTATGCAAACCAATCTCCTCCTTCTTTTCATAAATAAATGAATAATATACAAAATTAGCCACAAAATAGCACTATATTACACAATTAAAGAGGGCATACATATGATTTGGAATTGGCTACGTAAGAAAAAAAAATCAAACACAACAGAAAAAAACGACTCAGGTAACTCGGAGCAACAACTTAACAATCAAGAGGATGATAACCAAAAACAGACTAGAAGTATGAAACATAATAAAGATAACAATGGAGAACAAAAAAAAGAGGAACACAAGGAGTCTTCTCAAGATCAGCAACAACATGCTAAGCAAAATGAATCGAATCAGGGTAAACAACAACACGCTAAGCAAGATGATTCGGCTCAAGATAGACAGCAACATTCTAAACAAGGCAACTCATTCCAAGAGAAACAGCAACACTCTGAACGAGATGATCCTGATCAAAATAAACAACAACACGCTAAGCGAAACGACTCAGCTCAGGATAAACAGCAAAGTGCTAAACAAGATGATTCGGCTCAAGATAAGCAACAAAATACGAAACAAGATGATTCGGCTCAAGATAAGCAACAAAATACGAAACAAGATGACTCGT
This Bacillus paramycoides DNA region includes the following protein-coding sequences:
- a CDS encoding spore germination protein, whose translation is MGINLRKVKIINNTGAVNVGDCYDISPLAVAKVYAGAGGSSAAIFLNGKRQPEAVIRTSVFLPPLATSTRTLGS
- a CDS encoding rhodanese-like domain-containing protein; this encodes MTEVKTITTEEVQERLENGETLFLVDVREDEEVVAGKIPEAVHIKMGDIPNKVDFFDKENEYIFICRSGMRSENVCHYLNEQGFKTVNMVGGMLQYEGETK
- a CDS encoding alpha/beta fold hydrolase yields the protein MQFVKKEKFVLREFTFQNGREIPVQMGYETYGTLNRERSNAILVCHYFSATSHAAGKYIAHDEESGWWDGLIGPEKAIDTNKYFVICTDNLCNVQVKNPYVITTGPKSINPKTGDEYAMDFPVFTFLDVARMQYELIKDMGIARLHAVMGPSAGGMIAQQWAIHYPHMVERMIGVITNPQNPIITSVNVAQNAIEAIQLDPSWKGGKYGEEQPTKGLHLANRMMFMNAFDEHFYETTFPRNSIEKESYKTFAALTSFEKEINKVTYGSIDLVDANSWMYTAKAVLLHDIAHGFSSLEEALSKIEANVLMIPCKQDLLQPSRYNYKMVDILQKQGKYAEVYEIESINGHMAGAFDTHLFEKKVYEFLNRRVSSFV